The Pelosinus sp. IPA-1 genome includes the window CACTAGATGCTGGGGCAGATGATTATGTTACGAAACCATTTAGTATGGGAGAATTGTTAGCACGCTTGCGGGTAGCTCTAAGGCATACTGTAACGGTGGAAAGTTCTCCAGTGATAACTTGTGGTGAATTAATGATTGATTTAGTTGCTCGTCATGTAACTCGAAATGATAAAGAAATAAAATTGACACCTACAGAATATGAGATATTAAAAATATTAGCTCAGAATATTGGTAGAGTATTGACTCATAAACAGCTATTAAAGGCAGTATGGGGTACCGCTTATAATGAAGATACTCATTATATTAGGGTGTATATTGGTCAGCTCAGACGTAAGGTAGAGGAGAACCCAGCTCAACCTAAATATATTATTACAGAGTCAGGTGTCGGTTATCGGTTAATGACTGGGATTTAAGAGAGAAATAACGGTAGAGATATAAAATCTCTGCCGTTATTTTTATTACTGGTAGAATTAAATATTCTTCATTTGAACGTATATATAATCTTAGTGTAAAGATTATATAAAGATTATGCAATCACATTTCCATTTTCAATAAAATATTGTATACTTAATCTCATGCAAAATGACTGCTTATATTGGGGGGGCCACCTTGTAAATTGATAGTATAGTAATAAATATTTTACCAAAAGATAATACTCGTAGGGGTGGATTAATTATGATGAAATTTTTTCGGCGAATACTGATTGGCAGACCATTACATAATCAAGAAATGAGCCATGAAAAGCTCCCTAAATGGAAAGCTTTGGCAATATTTTCTTCCGATGCTCTCTCATCTGTGGCTTATGGCCCTGAGGAAGTCATGATC containing:
- a CDS encoding response regulator, which codes for MEKGARILIVDDEPQIRRLLKVSLTAHSYEIDECQTGQEGINRVAIFKPDLILLDLGLPDMDGKAVVEAIREWSKIPIIILTARDQENEKIAALDAGADDYVTKPFSMGELLARLRVALRHTVTVESSPVITCGELMIDLVARHVTRNDKEIKLTPTEYEILKILAQNIGRVLTHKQLLKAVWGTAYNEDTHYIRVYIGQLRRKVEENPAQPKYIITESGVGYRLMTGI